In Lysobacter luteus, a single window of DNA contains:
- a CDS encoding serine hydrolase domain-containing protein yields the protein MAGCTTSAERIAHVDAVMERYAGTVPGASVLVLHDGQPAIRRAWGMSDLESGMQAAPSTNYRLASVSKQFTAAAILLLAEDGRLEIEDPVRTWLPSLPEATAPVTIHHLLSHTSGLVDYEDVIPESMTWQLRDADVLRLLESQDRTYFAPGSDYRYSNSGYALLALIVERASGQDFPTFLRERIFLPLGMANTLAYVREGPPVPNRAWGYSLVDGAWQRTDQSQTSAVLGDGGIYSSIEDLARWDAALYDDRLLSRTSRALAFTSATTTDDPTVEYGYGWRITGQSLWHSGETMGFRNVLVRWPEQRLTVIVLTNRNDPEPYRMALDIAEPWLRD from the coding sequence ATGGCCGGTTGCACTACCTCCGCCGAGCGTATCGCCCATGTCGACGCGGTCATGGAGCGTTACGCCGGTACCGTGCCCGGCGCATCGGTGCTGGTGCTGCATGACGGCCAGCCCGCGATCCGCCGAGCCTGGGGCATGTCCGACCTCGAGTCCGGCATGCAGGCGGCGCCGTCGACCAACTACCGGCTTGCATCGGTCAGCAAGCAGTTCACGGCCGCGGCGATCCTGCTGCTCGCCGAGGACGGACGGCTGGAGATCGAGGATCCGGTCCGCACGTGGCTGCCGTCGCTACCCGAAGCCACCGCACCGGTCACGATCCACCACCTGTTGAGCCACACCTCCGGGCTGGTGGACTACGAGGACGTCATCCCGGAATCGATGACCTGGCAGTTGCGCGACGCCGACGTGCTAAGGCTGCTCGAGTCGCAGGACCGCACCTATTTCGCGCCCGGCAGCGACTACCGGTACAGCAACAGCGGCTATGCGCTGCTAGCACTGATCGTGGAGCGGGCGTCCGGGCAGGATTTCCCGACCTTCCTGCGCGAGCGGATCTTCCTGCCGCTGGGCATGGCCAACACCCTGGCGTACGTGCGCGAGGGACCCCCGGTGCCCAACCGCGCCTGGGGCTACAGCCTGGTCGACGGCGCCTGGCAACGCACCGACCAGAGCCAGACCAGCGCGGTGCTGGGCGACGGCGGCATCTACTCCTCGATCGAGGACCTCGCCCGCTGGGACGCGGCCTTGTACGACGACCGCCTGCTTTCGCGCACCTCGCGCGCGCTGGCGTTCACCTCTGCCACGACGACCGACGACCCGACGGTTGAATACGGCTACGGGTGGCGCATTACCGGCCAGAGCCTGTGGCATTCGGGCGAGACCATGGGCTTCCGCAACGTGCTGGTGCGCTGGCCCGAGCAGCGGCTCACGGTGATCGTGCTGACCAACCGCAACGACCCCGAGCCCTACCGGATGGCGCTGGACATCGCCGAACCCTGGTTGCGCGACTGA